A region from the Nocardioides coralli genome encodes:
- a CDS encoding sigma-70 family RNA polymerase sigma factor produces the protein MATRTTTAGTREIEGRDSVGLYLDEIARNPLLDAATEVELAKTIEAGLMAEHLLATGRVARRKGGAPMRASQEELEWLAEEGQRAIDTFITANLRLVVSIARKYGRAQMPMLDLIQEGNTGLIRAVEKFDYAKGYKFSTYATWWVRQAITRGIAQQARVVRLPVHVVEELNQVGGARRTLERQLGREPEPEEIATELGMDIERVLDLLSWGREHVSLDTPVDDDGDTSLGDLLAQESSPGPDINVLDHESRDRLNALVGRLDDRSADIIRSRYGLVDGRQHKLADIGAKHGISAERVRQLEREALQRLRRMGDPDLAA, from the coding sequence ATGGCGACACGCACGACCACCGCCGGGACGCGCGAGATCGAGGGGCGCGACAGCGTCGGGCTCTACCTGGACGAGATCGCTCGCAACCCGCTGCTCGACGCCGCCACCGAGGTCGAGCTGGCCAAGACCATCGAGGCCGGCCTGATGGCCGAGCACCTGCTCGCCACCGGTCGCGTCGCCCGCCGCAAGGGAGGCGCACCCATGCGTGCCTCCCAGGAGGAGCTGGAGTGGCTGGCCGAGGAGGGCCAGCGCGCCATCGACACCTTCATCACCGCCAACCTGCGGCTCGTCGTCTCCATCGCCCGCAAGTACGGGCGCGCTCAGATGCCCATGCTCGACCTGATCCAGGAGGGCAACACCGGCCTGATCCGCGCCGTGGAGAAGTTCGACTACGCCAAGGGCTACAAGTTCTCCACCTACGCCACGTGGTGGGTGCGCCAGGCGATCACGCGCGGCATCGCCCAGCAGGCACGCGTGGTCCGGCTCCCGGTCCACGTCGTCGAGGAGCTCAACCAGGTGGGCGGCGCCCGGCGTACCCTCGAGCGGCAGCTGGGTCGCGAGCCCGAGCCCGAGGAGATCGCCACTGAGCTCGGGATGGACATCGAGCGGGTGCTCGACCTCCTGTCCTGGGGGCGTGAGCACGTCAGCCTCGACACCCCCGTCGACGACGACGGCGACACCTCCCTCGGTGACCTGCTGGCCCAGGAGAGCTCGCCCGGTCCCGACATCAACGTCCTCGACCACGAGTCGCGTGACCGGCTCAACGCCCTGGTGGGTCGGCTCGACGATCGCTCCGCCGACATCATCCGGTCCCGCTACGGGCTGGTCGACGGCCGCCAGCACAAGCTCGCCGACATCGGCGCGAAGCACGGCATCTCCGCCGAGCGGGTCCGCCAGCTGGAGCGCGAGGCGCTGCAGCGGCTGCGCCGCATGGGCGACCCCGACCTGGCCGCCTGA
- a CDS encoding DNA polymerase IV gives MRATASLLHLDLDAFYAAVEQRDKPSLRGKPVVVGGVGGRGVVATASYEARKYGVRSAMSTREARSRCPHAAFLSGRFHAYRDTSRAVMTALRDVSPLVEPLSLDEAFVDLEAADLPDLTVATVSGLAESLRARVREVTGGLTASVGVGTSKFIAKVASDLDKPDGLVVVPPGGEVELLRPMHVTVIPGVGPATAERLRRAGIHTVADLETVSVEELVRLVGRAHGTSLHALARAQDDRAVEPERETKSVSVEGTYDTDLTDRRLMEGLLTRQAGQVAERLRASGLSGRTVTIKVRLHDFTTLNRSTTLPSPTDQASTIGRLARGLLAELDTSGGVRLLGVGVSGLADWIQEDLFGPDEEDPVEPPPAVPGPRMSRSSWSPGMDVVHADLGRGWVWGSGRGVVTVRFETAETGPGPVRSYPVDDPALEPWRPPES, from the coding sequence ATGCGGGCCACCGCCTCGTTGCTGCACCTCGACCTCGATGCGTTCTACGCCGCGGTCGAGCAGCGCGACAAGCCGTCGCTGCGGGGCAAGCCCGTCGTCGTCGGCGGTGTCGGCGGTCGCGGCGTCGTGGCGACGGCGTCCTACGAGGCACGGAAGTACGGCGTGCGGTCGGCGATGTCCACCCGCGAGGCCCGGTCCCGCTGTCCCCACGCCGCCTTCCTCAGCGGCCGCTTCCACGCCTACCGCGACACCAGCCGCGCGGTGATGACCGCGCTGCGGGACGTCTCACCGCTGGTCGAGCCGTTGTCCCTGGACGAGGCCTTCGTCGACCTCGAGGCGGCCGACCTGCCCGACCTGACGGTCGCGACGGTCAGCGGGCTGGCCGAGTCGCTCCGCGCTCGTGTCCGTGAGGTGACCGGCGGGCTGACCGCGTCGGTGGGCGTCGGGACCTCGAAGTTCATCGCCAAGGTCGCCAGCGACCTCGACAAGCCCGACGGCCTCGTGGTCGTCCCCCCGGGCGGCGAGGTGGAGCTGTTGCGGCCCATGCACGTCACGGTGATCCCGGGTGTCGGTCCCGCCACCGCCGAACGGCTGCGCCGGGCCGGCATCCACACCGTCGCCGACCTCGAGACCGTGAGCGTGGAAGAGCTGGTGAGGCTCGTGGGCCGCGCCCACGGCACCTCGCTCCACGCGCTGGCCCGGGCCCAGGACGACCGGGCAGTGGAGCCGGAGCGGGAGACGAAGTCGGTGTCGGTGGAGGGCACCTACGACACCGACCTCACCGACCGCCGGCTGATGGAGGGCCTGCTGACCCGGCAGGCGGGGCAGGTGGCCGAGCGCCTGCGCGCGAGCGGCCTCTCCGGGCGGACCGTCACCATCAAGGTGAGGCTCCACGACTTCACCACCCTCAACCGCTCGACCACGCTGCCCTCGCCCACCGACCAGGCGTCGACCATCGGCAGGTTGGCGCGTGGTCTCCTCGCCGAGCTCGACACGTCGGGGGGCGTACGGCTCCTCGGCGTCGGCGTCTCGGGCCTGGCCGACTGGATCCAGGAGGACCTCTTCGGCCCCGACGAGGAGGACCCGGTCGAACCCCCGCCCGCCGTCCCGGGACCCCGGATGTCGCGGTCGTCGTGGTCACCGGGCATGGACGTGGTGCACGCCGACCTGGGACGCGGGTGGGTGTGGGGGTCGGGCCGCGGCGTCGTGACCGTCCGCTTCGAGACCGCGGAGACCGGACCCGGCCCGGTGCGGTCCTATCCCGTCGACGACCCGGCTCTCGAGCCGTGGCGCCCTCCGGAGTCCTGA
- a CDS encoding S9 family peptidase translates to MHDTAAAPPVAERRPVTTTHHGRTRTDDYDWLRAKDDPAVLAHLEAENAHTQARTSHLADLRQTIFEEIRARTKETDLSVPTRHRGYWYYGRTFEGREYGASCRVPVADTSDWTPPRPAEDTAPDQPALPGEELLLDLDELAGDSEFFSLGGSAISPDTILLAYATDTTGDERYTVHVKDLRTGELLADRITGVLGGITWAPDGESFFYATVDESWRPDKVWRHRLGTLQDDDELVHHEQDGRFWVGVSRSRTDRFVQLMCGSKTTTEVRLWDAEDPERGFWVFADRREGVEYGVEHAVLGGEDVLLVMHNATGPDFELGVAPVAPTPAEAWRPLLPHDPSVRLEDVDAFAGHLVVHQRSEGLTQLRILTLDETGVADDHLVEFEREIYTVGSSANPDFASPVVRLGFASLTVPASVYDYEVATRDLTLLRRTPVLGGYDPDDYEEHRLWAVADDGERVPISLACRRGVLGRAPVPVLLYGYGAYEASMDPYFSVARLSLLDRGGVFAIAHVRGGGELGRRWYDTGKLEHKRNTFTDFVACARHLVDQGVTAPDRMVAEGASAGGLLMGAVANLAPELFSGIVAGVPFVDNLTTMLDATLPLTVIEYDEWGNPEDDPETYDYIASYAPYDNVAALDYPPILAECSLHDTRVLYVEPAKWVARLRATATGRRDFLLRTEMAAGHGGVSGRYKSWHDRAFTLAWILDRLQLASAGLESHPSG, encoded by the coding sequence ATGCACGACACCGCCGCCGCCCCACCTGTCGCCGAGCGACGCCCGGTCACGACGACCCACCACGGGCGCACGCGCACCGACGACTACGACTGGCTCCGCGCCAAGGACGATCCGGCGGTGCTGGCCCACCTCGAGGCCGAGAACGCGCACACCCAGGCACGGACCTCCCACCTGGCCGACCTGCGGCAGACGATCTTCGAGGAGATCCGGGCCCGCACCAAGGAGACCGACCTGTCGGTGCCCACCCGGCACCGCGGCTACTGGTACTACGGCCGGACCTTCGAGGGGCGCGAGTACGGCGCCAGCTGCCGGGTGCCGGTGGCCGACACGTCCGACTGGACTCCCCCGCGACCCGCCGAGGACACCGCTCCGGACCAGCCGGCGCTGCCGGGCGAGGAGCTGCTGCTGGACCTCGACGAGCTGGCCGGCGACAGCGAGTTCTTCTCGCTGGGCGGTTCCGCGATCAGCCCCGACACGATCCTGCTGGCCTACGCCACCGACACCACCGGCGACGAGCGCTACACGGTCCACGTCAAGGACCTGCGGACCGGCGAGCTCCTCGCCGACCGGATCACCGGGGTGCTGGGCGGGATCACGTGGGCGCCGGACGGCGAGTCGTTCTTCTACGCGACGGTCGACGAGTCCTGGCGCCCGGACAAGGTCTGGCGCCACCGGCTCGGCACCCTCCAGGACGACGACGAGCTGGTCCACCACGAGCAGGACGGCCGGTTCTGGGTGGGGGTCTCGCGCAGCCGCACGGACCGCTTCGTGCAGCTGATGTGCGGCTCCAAGACGACCACGGAGGTCCGGCTCTGGGACGCCGAGGACCCCGAGCGAGGGTTCTGGGTCTTCGCCGACCGCCGGGAGGGCGTGGAGTACGGCGTGGAGCACGCCGTGCTCGGCGGCGAGGACGTGCTGCTGGTGATGCACAACGCCACCGGCCCGGACTTCGAGCTGGGCGTCGCACCGGTGGCGCCGACCCCGGCGGAGGCGTGGCGCCCGCTCCTGCCCCACGACCCGTCCGTGCGTCTGGAGGACGTGGACGCCTTCGCCGGCCACCTGGTCGTCCACCAGCGCAGCGAGGGGCTGACCCAGCTCCGGATCCTCACGCTCGACGAGACGGGGGTCGCCGACGACCACCTGGTCGAGTTCGAGCGCGAGATCTACACCGTGGGTTCCTCCGCCAACCCCGACTTCGCCTCCCCCGTCGTCCGGCTCGGGTTCGCGTCGCTGACGGTCCCGGCGTCGGTCTACGACTACGAGGTCGCCACCCGCGACCTGACGCTGCTGCGGCGTACGCCCGTCCTGGGTGGCTACGACCCCGACGACTACGAGGAGCACCGGCTCTGGGCCGTCGCCGACGACGGCGAGCGGGTGCCGATCTCCCTGGCCTGCCGACGCGGGGTCCTCGGGCGGGCCCCCGTCCCCGTGCTCCTCTACGGCTACGGTGCCTACGAGGCCTCGATGGACCCGTACTTCTCGGTGGCCAGGCTGTCGCTCCTCGACCGCGGCGGGGTCTTCGCGATCGCCCACGTGAGGGGAGGCGGCGAGCTCGGTCGACGCTGGTACGACACCGGCAAGCTCGAGCACAAGCGCAACACCTTCACCGACTTCGTGGCCTGTGCCCGGCACCTCGTCGACCAGGGGGTCACGGCACCGGACCGGATGGTGGCGGAGGGCGCGAGCGCCGGCGGGCTGCTGATGGGTGCGGTCGCCAACCTCGCACCCGAGCTCTTCTCCGGGATCGTGGCGGGGGTGCCGTTCGTCGACAACCTCACCACCATGCTCGACGCCACGCTGCCGCTGACGGTCATCGAGTACGACGAGTGGGGCAACCCGGAGGACGACCCGGAGACCTACGACTACATCGCCTCCTACGCCCCCTACGACAACGTCGCCGCGCTGGACTACCCTCCCATCCTCGCCGAGTGCTCCCTGCACGACACCCGGGTGCTCTACGTCGAGCCGGCGAAGTGGGTGGCGCGGCTGCGGGCCACCGCCACCGGGCGCCGCGACTTCCTGCTCCGCACCGAGATGGCGGCAGGTCACGGCGGGGTCTCGGGACGGTACAAGTCCTGGCACGACCGCGCGTTCACCCTGGCGTGGATCCTCGACCGTCTCCAGCTGGCCTCCGCGGGCCTGGAGAGCCACCCCTCCGGGTGA